From Nerophis lumbriciformis linkage group LG11, RoL_Nlum_v2.1, whole genome shotgun sequence, one genomic window encodes:
- the taco1 gene encoding translational activator of cytochrome c oxidase 1 translates to MAGRVALRALRALHTLQPLHGVTPTCLLAALLEVPAVLLPVGRALHLSPALCAGHNKWSKVKHIKGPKDEQRSRLIMKFAMMIKVAVKEGGANPDRNVNLANIVEQCKNRNVPKASIETAIKNAEKGKAASPHMFEARGPAGCFLLIEVLSDQVTRSRQDIKRVLTKNGGMLSQGVSGNFSKRGVVVIPSQNITLEQALELAIEAGAEDVEETADEDDAPILQFICDTAHLWKVQASLQQLGMQVRSMESEFVPRILLSLDEDQLEAASTLIEALSDVPDVVRIWDNIQVPS, encoded by the exons ATGGCGGGGCGGGTGGCTCTGCGGGCTCTGCGGGCTCTCCATACCTTGCAACCACTTCATGGGGTTACTCCTACCTGCCTTCTCGCAGCCCTATTGGAGGTCCCCGCTGTTCTGCTTCCGGTGGGGAGGGCGCTCCACCTGAGCCCCGCCCTGTGCGCGGGTCACAACAAGTGGTCCAAGGTGAAACACATTAAAGGGCCCAAAGATGAGCAGAGGTCACGACTGATCATGAAGTTTGCCATGATGATAAAGGTCGCTGTAAAAG AGGGTGGAGCCAATCCAGACAGGAATGTCAATTTAGCAAACATCGTTGAGCAGTGCAAGAACAGGAACGTACCAAAGGCGTCCATAGAGACTGCAATCAAGAATGCG GAAAAGGGCAAGGCAGCATCCCCGCACATGTTTGAAGCTCGAGGACCGGCCGGATGCTTTCTACTAATTGAAGTCTTGAGTGACCAGGTGACACGCAGCCGCCAGGATATCAAACGTGTCCTTACTAAAAACGG GGGGATGCTGTCACAGGGAGTAAGCGGCAACTTCTCCAAGAGAGGAGTGGTGGTGATACCAAGTCAGAACATCACGTTGGAGCAAGCGCTAGAGCTGGCCATTGAAGCTGGAGCAGAGGACGTTGAGGAGACGGCGGATGAGGACGACGCTCCCATTTTGCAG TTTATATGTGACACTGCTCACCTGTGGAAGGTGCAGGCCTCATTACAGCAGTTAGGGATGCAGGTGAGGTCCATGGAATCCGAGTTTGTTCCTCGCATTCTCTTGTCTCTGGACGAGGACCAGCTGGAGGCGGCTTCCACGCTCATAGAGGCCCTCAGTGATGTTCCAGATGTGGTTCGCATTTGGGATAATATCCAAGTTCCAAGCTGA
- the pth3r gene encoding parathyroid hormone 3 receptor, whose protein sequence is MLPAVGVGLLALFHSAITVTALVDSDDVITRDEQIYVLIGAHANCEKSIKAQMALAQEGECIPEWDGIICWPRSKSGQLVSVLCPEYIYDFNHRGRAYRQCDASGNWEQVSIINRTWANYSECTAYLSSNYRNQEEKVFERLHLMYTVGYSISLASLLVAVSILCYFKRLHCTRNYIHVHLFTSFICRAVSIFVKDAVLYSVTVESEEEPELAGHKQHMAGCKVAVTLFLYFLATNHYWILVEGLYLHSLIFMAFLSDKNYLWALTVIGWGVPALFVSIWVSVRASLADTQCWDISAGNLKWIYQVPILAAIVVNFLLFVNIIRVLASKLWETNTGKLDPRQQYRKLLKSTLVLMPLFGVHYMVFMALPYTEVSGLLWQVQMHYEMFFNSSQGFFVAFIYCFCNGEVQAEVKKAWLRRSLALDLKQKARITSSNGGGSCYYGGMMSHTTTHSVCMSAAHPRAFPLGTSIGSRLPRHAPLYAQSSLPGYAVSYCETSGLQQEMAARRSGGSESGVVFARHARGCKRQEDKSCGAPTQTPPEDDADTSLSVKELETAL, encoded by the exons ATGTTGCCGGCAGTGGGAGTTGGTCTTTTGGCTCTTTTTCACAGTGCAATAACTGTGACTGCATTG GTGGActctgatgatgtcatcactcgAGATGAACAGATCTACGTGCTGATTGGTGCGCACGCCAATTGTGAAAAGAGCATCAAGGCACAAATGGCTCTTGCGCAAG AAGGTGAATGTATCCCCGAGTGGGACGGGATCATCTGCTGGCCAAGGAGCAAGTCGGGTCAGCTGGTGTCTGTTCTGTGTCCGGAGTACATTTACGACTTTAATCACAGAG GTCGGGCTTACCGCCAATGTGACGCATCTGGTAACTGGGAGCAGGTGTCCATCATCAACCGCACGTGGGCCAACTACAGCGAGTGCACCGCCTATTTGTCGTCAAATTATAGGAACCAGGAAGAG AAGGTGTTTGAAAGACTCCATCTCATGTACACTGTTGGCTACTCCATCTCTCTGGCATCCCTGTTGGTGGCTGTCTCCATACTCTGCTACTTCAA GCGTCTCCACTGCACCCGCAACTACATCCACGTCCACCTCTTCACCTCCTTCATATGTAGAGCAGTCAGCATCTTTGTGAAGGACGCTGTGCTCTACTCAGTGACAGTTGAGAGTGAAGAAGAACCTGAGCTTGCAGGACACAAGCAGCATATG GCTGGCTGCAAAGTAGCCGTCACGCTCTTCCTTTATTTCTTGGCCACCAACCATTACTGGATCCTGGTGGAGGGCTTGTACCTACACAGCCTTATCTTCATGGCTTTCCTCTCTGATAAGAACTACCTGTGGGCTCTAACTGTCATTGGGTGgg GTGTTCCTGCTTTATTTGTGTCCATTTGGGTCAGCGTGCGAGCATCACTGGCAGACACACA ATGCTGGGACATCAGTGCTGGGAACCTTAAGTGGATTTATCAAGTTCCCATTCTGGCGGCCATTGTT GTGAATTTCCTCCTCTTTGTCAACATTATACGTGTTCTAGCCTCCAAACTGTGGGAGACAAACACTGGCAAACTGGATCCTCGACAACAATACAG GAAGCTCCTCAAGTCAACGCTGGTGCTCATGCCCTTATTTGGAGTCCACTACATGGTTTTTATGGCTCTTCCTTACACTGAAGTGTCGGGGCTGCTGTGGCAGGTGCAGATGCACTACGAGATGTTCTTCAACTCATCACAG GGCTTCTTCGTGGCCTTTATCTACTGCTTCTGCAACGGCGAG GTGCAAGCGGAGGTAAAGAAGGCGTGGCTAAGAAGAAGCTTAGCGTTGGACCTGAAGCAAAAAGCCAGGATAACCAGCAGTAACGGCGGCGGCAGCTGTTACTACGGCGGCATGATGTCTCACACCACCACTCACAGTGTCTGCATGTCCGCCGCACATCCCCGAGCGTTTCCCCTCGGCACCAGCATAGGGTCCAGGCTACCTCGCCACGCCCCCCTCTACGCACAGAGCAGTCTACCCGGATACGCCGTCAGCTATTGTGAGACGTCGGGCCTCCAGCAGGAGATGGCAGCAAGGAGGTCGGGAGGGAGCGAATCCGGAGTTGTCTTTGCAAGGCATGCAAGAGGATGCAAGAGACAGGAGGACAAAAGCTGTGGGGCTCCAACACAGACCCCTCCGGAAGATGATGCCGACACCTCCTTGTCTGTTAAAGAGCTGGAAACTGCCTTGTAA